A stretch of Aureispira sp. CCB-E DNA encodes these proteins:
- a CDS encoding DUF2461 domain-containing protein — translation MQYFTEGFNNFFKGLAPNNNKDWFHENKKTYEKEVKKAFAKFLTDLIQTIKERYDPELDLEVKNATFRINRDIRFSKDKTPYKLHVSAIISNGGRKNMQIPGMYLQFSVGELWLGGGMYRPDKENLQLIREHIARHPEKVRQLKEDKRFKEIYGAIQGEQNKRIPKEFKEALTKEPLIANKQFYFMAQYEDDESILLQEDLMDWVLKHYEAGKAWNQFFIDAISVEQDSNPTD, via the coding sequence ATGCAATACTTTACCGAAGGATTCAACAATTTCTTTAAGGGGTTAGCCCCTAATAATAATAAAGATTGGTTTCATGAGAATAAAAAAACGTACGAGAAAGAAGTAAAAAAAGCCTTTGCTAAATTTTTAACCGATCTAATTCAAACAATTAAGGAACGATATGACCCTGAATTAGACCTAGAGGTTAAAAATGCTACTTTTAGAATCAACAGAGACATTCGTTTTTCAAAAGACAAAACACCCTATAAGCTACATGTCAGTGCTATCATCTCTAATGGCGGACGCAAAAATATGCAAATCCCAGGTATGTACCTCCAGTTTAGCGTAGGAGAACTTTGGCTTGGTGGTGGGATGTATCGTCCAGATAAGGAAAACTTGCAATTAATCCGAGAGCATATTGCTCGACATCCAGAAAAGGTGCGCCAACTCAAAGAAGATAAAAGATTCAAGGAAATTTATGGTGCCATTCAAGGAGAGCAAAACAAGCGTATTCCTAAAGAATTTAAAGAAGCTCTAACAAAAGAGCCATTAATTGCGAACAAGCAATTCTATTTTATGGCTCAATACGAAGATGATGAAAGTATTTTACTCCAAGAAGATTTGATGGATTGGGTCTTAAAACACTATGAAGCAGGTAAAGCTTGGAATCAATTTTTCATAGACGCTATTTCTGTAGAACAAGACTCAAATCCAACTGATTGA
- a CDS encoding sugar phosphate nucleotidyltransferase: MKAVIPVAGVGTRLRPHTYTQPKPLIPVAGKPLIASIIDQLVADGGITEFILVIGYLGDKMRNYIENRYPHLDITFVYQEARLGLGHAMYMAINAFEDSEEILIVLGDTIFEGDLKVLLKQPNSCLGVKKVDDPREFGVVEIGDNGYINKVVEKPRIPKSNMALVGLYKISDVKSLVEALQYIVTNNVLTIDEYQLSDALMRMVEMGVQFTVFEVDNWYDCGKKDILLDTNAMLLRRQGNASEDIPAFENTIIVHPVSIGENCQIKNSIIGPNVCIGDNSILNYAIVSNSIIGSYAMIEEAVLQKSIIGSDAAIKGLSLSLNIGDNTEIDFS; the protein is encoded by the coding sequence ATGAAAGCAGTCATTCCAGTTGCAGGAGTAGGAACTCGTTTAAGACCACACACATATACGCAGCCCAAACCACTAATTCCAGTGGCAGGAAAACCTTTAATTGCTTCAATTATAGATCAGTTAGTTGCCGATGGAGGCATTACAGAATTTATACTGGTCATTGGGTATTTAGGGGATAAGATGAGGAACTATATCGAAAACCGGTATCCTCATTTAGACATAACTTTTGTATATCAAGAAGCCAGATTGGGTTTAGGACATGCTATGTATATGGCAATCAATGCTTTTGAGGACTCCGAAGAAATTTTGATCGTATTGGGAGATACCATTTTTGAGGGAGATTTAAAAGTTTTGTTGAAGCAGCCGAATTCTTGCTTGGGAGTGAAAAAAGTAGATGACCCCAGAGAATTTGGAGTAGTAGAAATCGGAGACAACGGTTATATCAACAAGGTGGTAGAAAAACCTAGAATTCCAAAGTCAAACATGGCTTTGGTAGGACTGTACAAAATATCAGATGTCAAGAGTTTGGTTGAGGCACTGCAATATATTGTAACCAATAATGTTCTAACAATTGATGAGTATCAATTGAGTGATGCTTTGATGAGAATGGTTGAAATGGGGGTGCAGTTTACGGTATTTGAAGTAGATAATTGGTACGATTGCGGAAAGAAAGATATTTTGCTAGATACCAATGCCATGTTGTTGAGGCGGCAAGGAAATGCTTCAGAAGACATTCCTGCCTTCGAAAATACCATTATTGTTCATCCCGTGAGCATTGGCGAAAATTGTCAAATTAAAAATTCAATCATAGGTCCTAATGTGTGTATTGGGGATAATTCTATCTTGAATTATGCTATTGTAAGCAATTCTATCATTGGTAGTTATGCTATGATTGAAGAGGCTGTACTACAAAAATCAATTATAGGTAGTGATGCAGCTATCAAGGGATTGAGTTTGAGTTTAAATATAGGAGATAATACAGAAATTGATTTTTCATAA
- a CDS encoding methylmalonyl-CoA mutase family protein has protein sequence MEQTQNLFQEFDKVTTKEWVDAIEKFLKGKPVDSLNWEIEEGLIVSPLHRKETTTSQYLGSANLSPNNHWRICEAFLVKHPADCTTINLQVLEALNKGANALIFDFSFTPSVDDLQRLLKGVLLELIHIHFQGVALPDAPKTFLETLSHIPNIQTLSSSCNLGSLNKDLICDCFDFCAVHLPQLRFLNILIEDASTQSLSNAIFTANQWIAILKEEEKNIEQITNFLRFDFNIGERYFVELASIRAFKRLWLGLLEAYEAPTAIFPFLHATTLSDQHDNQYWNMITATTQAMAAAIGGVDSIYVRPCNSLDKADAFTRRIARNVQHLLQSESYLNRVVDPASGAYYIENLTVALAEKAWQQFCKL, from the coding sequence ATGGAGCAGACACAGAATTTATTCCAAGAGTTTGACAAAGTAACTACCAAAGAATGGGTTGATGCCATTGAGAAATTCTTAAAAGGGAAACCCGTTGATAGTTTAAATTGGGAAATTGAAGAGGGGCTTATTGTATCTCCTTTGCACCGAAAAGAGACAACAACTTCTCAGTACCTTGGTAGCGCTAACTTAAGCCCTAACAATCACTGGCGTATTTGTGAAGCTTTTTTAGTAAAACACCCTGCTGATTGTACAACCATCAACCTACAAGTCTTAGAAGCCTTAAACAAAGGGGCAAATGCTTTGATATTTGATTTCTCATTCACCCCTTCTGTAGACGATTTGCAACGTTTATTAAAAGGTGTTTTATTAGAGTTGATTCACATCCATTTTCAAGGGGTTGCTCTTCCTGATGCTCCCAAAACTTTTTTGGAAACCCTCTCCCATATTCCTAATATTCAGACATTAAGTAGTAGTTGCAACTTAGGATCTCTTAACAAAGATTTAATTTGTGATTGCTTTGACTTTTGTGCCGTTCATTTACCTCAACTCAGATTTTTAAATATTTTAATAGAAGACGCTTCTACCCAAAGTCTTAGTAATGCAATTTTTACAGCCAATCAATGGATTGCTATTTTAAAAGAAGAAGAGAAAAATATCGAACAAATTACAAACTTTTTGCGTTTTGATTTTAATATAGGAGAACGTTACTTTGTAGAACTAGCATCAATTAGAGCTTTCAAAAGACTTTGGTTGGGTTTGTTAGAAGCCTACGAAGCTCCTACAGCTATTTTCCCCTTTTTGCATGCAACAACACTAAGTGATCAGCATGACAATCAATATTGGAACATGATTACGGCCACAACGCAAGCGATGGCTGCTGCTATAGGTGGTGTAGATTCTATATATGTTCGTCCTTGCAACAGTCTAGATAAGGCAGATGCTTTTACTCGTAGAATTGCACGAAATGTACAACACTTATTGCAGTCTGAAAGTTACCTGAATAGAGTCGTTGATCCTGCTTCTGGTGCTTATTACATCGAAAATTTAACAGTTGCATTGGCAGAAAAAGCTTGGCAACAATTTTGCAAACTATAA
- a CDS encoding VWA domain-containing protein, which produces MTNLQAQNQRLSKSTYQALNNYIVYSNEVSHALNLMYFDFLHINDQFYQFVEDSIDQVVYEKDNILTNPDYFPIYPRDLYPAILNDNIYIPYDKRGAPLQLIGKVVNVLKEIEDTRSLLAQYVETGDYKKDTNLVQGFKWLRRVEVLYYDMFTLQEKLHWNLTAIIQTYNSPQIDSNALRATQELQPLLKQSKLVIKAVRAGDTSSSLEYNFLKLNEFLISLEGRQESILKGLKKIPNSLRSPEKRFAEILNRTQNILKIAKEYQRNPKYQNLNFKTSYYYYNIDLLNSYNRSGDGAATLFNKFINDNDVYWLYEHEMPHLFEVLYPDIPEYEQYKAPDIDIEELIRKKLREKYVADSIAQIKSDSIAQAKKDSAIYAQQILDSIEYRKNNPQVGDMNLNGFATNNLVFLLDISASMKDTNKLPLLKEALVQLLDLMREEDNITLITYSGKAEVVLPPTSMTSEANKKRVIDIISQLSSDGSSDANKGIRLAYKTIEESIIKNGNNRVIMATDGAFNINSRVKKIIKRGTKEKDPIRLSIFYFSKKEYTHHKELLENLSEMGAGKYRHIKKENAKKILVIEAQEVRQKKN; this is translated from the coding sequence TTGACTAACTTACAGGCTCAAAATCAACGCTTATCGAAATCAACCTATCAAGCATTAAATAACTATATTGTTTATTCTAATGAAGTATCGCATGCACTAAACTTAATGTATTTTGATTTCTTGCATATCAATGATCAGTTTTATCAATTTGTAGAAGATAGCATCGATCAAGTTGTTTACGAAAAAGATAATATCCTTACCAACCCCGATTACTTTCCCATTTATCCACGTGATCTTTATCCTGCAATTCTTAATGATAATATTTATATCCCTTATGATAAACGAGGTGCTCCACTTCAGTTAATTGGTAAGGTTGTTAATGTTCTTAAAGAAATAGAAGACACTCGTTCTTTATTGGCTCAATATGTCGAAACAGGAGATTACAAAAAAGACACCAACCTCGTTCAGGGGTTTAAATGGCTCCGTAGAGTAGAAGTACTTTACTATGACATGTTTACCCTACAAGAAAAACTACATTGGAACCTTACAGCAATTATCCAAACTTACAACTCACCTCAAATAGACAGCAATGCATTAAGGGCAACACAAGAGCTTCAACCACTCCTCAAACAAAGTAAGCTAGTAATAAAAGCCGTTCGAGCAGGAGACACAAGTAGTTCATTAGAATACAATTTTTTAAAATTAAATGAGTTTCTGATCAGTTTAGAAGGTCGCCAAGAAAGCATTCTAAAAGGATTAAAAAAAATTCCCAATTCCCTGCGTTCACCTGAAAAAAGATTTGCAGAAATTCTTAACAGGACTCAAAATATATTAAAAATAGCAAAAGAATATCAGCGTAATCCTAAGTATCAAAATTTAAACTTTAAGACCAGTTATTATTACTATAACATAGATTTGCTAAATAGTTACAATCGCTCGGGAGATGGTGCTGCTACCTTGTTCAACAAATTTATTAATGATAATGACGTTTATTGGTTGTACGAACACGAAATGCCACACTTATTTGAAGTCCTTTACCCTGACATTCCAGAATACGAGCAATACAAGGCTCCTGACATTGATATAGAAGAACTCATTCGCAAAAAATTGCGCGAAAAATATGTAGCAGATAGCATAGCTCAAATTAAATCGGATAGTATTGCTCAAGCTAAAAAAGACAGCGCTATTTATGCCCAACAAATTTTGGATAGCATAGAATATAGAAAAAATAATCCTCAAGTTGGGGACATGAATCTCAATGGATTTGCGACAAATAACCTCGTGTTTTTGTTAGATATTTCTGCCTCAATGAAAGATACCAATAAGCTGCCGCTGCTCAAGGAGGCTCTTGTTCAATTACTTGATTTGATGCGAGAAGAAGATAATATTACTCTAATTACATATTCTGGCAAAGCTGAAGTCGTCCTGCCACCTACTTCTATGACTTCAGAGGCCAACAAAAAACGGGTGATTGATATCATTAGTCAACTATCGTCTGATGGTAGTAGTGATGCAAACAAAGGAATTCGATTGGCTTACAAGACCATCGAAGAGAGTATTATTAAAAACGGTAACAATCGGGTTATCATGGCAACAGACGGTGCCTTTAACATTAATTCTAGGGTCAAAAAAATTATCAAACGAGGAACTAAAGAAAAAGATCCTATCCGTTTGAGCATTTTTTATTTCTCCAAAAAGGAGTATACCCATCACAAAGAATTGCTCGAAAATCTTAGTGAAATGGGGGCAGGAAAATACCGTCATATAAAAAAAGAAAATGCCAAAAAGATATTGGTTATAGAAGCACAAGAAGTACGGCAAAAAAAAAATTAA
- a CDS encoding dipeptidase, which produces MEQLKSYQEANKERYLEELMDLLRIPSVSADSSYEADVLRTANFIKDKLIEAGADNVEVCETDGFPIVYADKIIDPKLPTVCVYGHYDVQPADPIELWNSGPFDPVIKKTAIHPDGAIFARGACDDKGQMYMHVKAFENMMKNDALPCNVKFMIEGEEEIGSPSLGPFIRKNAEKFACDVILVSDTGMIANDVPSICTGLRGLSYVEVEVVGPNRDLHSGIYGGAVANPANVLAKMIASLHDENGHITVDGFYDDVATVSDEERAAMNKAPFSLEEYKKHLDIDAVQGEAGYTTLERGSIRPTLDVNGIWSGYIGEGAKTVLPSKANAKISMRLVPNQDSETITKLFKAHFEKIAPPSVKVTVTPHHGGEPVVTPTTGIAYQAADKAYQKTFGKSAIPQRSGGSIPIVAMFEEVLGVKTILMGFGLNSDAIHSPNEHYGLFNYYKGIETIPYFYQYFTELSTQ; this is translated from the coding sequence ATGGAACAGTTGAAAAGTTACCAAGAAGCGAATAAAGAACGTTACTTGGAGGAGTTAATGGATTTGTTGCGCATTCCTTCTGTGAGCGCAGATTCGAGCTATGAAGCGGATGTTTTGAGAACAGCAAATTTTATTAAAGATAAGTTGATAGAAGCAGGTGCCGACAATGTTGAGGTTTGCGAAACGGATGGTTTTCCAATTGTTTATGCAGACAAAATTATAGATCCCAAATTGCCAACAGTGTGTGTGTATGGGCATTATGATGTTCAACCTGCCGATCCTATCGAATTGTGGAACTCTGGTCCCTTTGATCCTGTCATCAAAAAAACTGCCATCCATCCTGATGGAGCAATTTTTGCCCGTGGAGCTTGTGACGATAAAGGACAAATGTATATGCATGTTAAGGCATTTGAGAATATGATGAAAAATGATGCCTTGCCTTGTAATGTGAAGTTTATGATAGAAGGAGAAGAAGAAATTGGCTCTCCAAGCTTGGGACCTTTTATTCGTAAAAATGCAGAAAAATTTGCTTGTGATGTCATCCTAGTTTCGGATACAGGTATGATAGCCAATGATGTCCCTTCCATTTGTACAGGATTGAGAGGATTGAGTTATGTAGAAGTTGAGGTGGTTGGTCCCAACCGAGACTTACATTCGGGAATTTATGGAGGTGCCGTTGCGAACCCTGCCAATGTGTTGGCAAAAATGATTGCTTCTTTGCACGATGAAAATGGGCATATTACGGTAGATGGTTTTTATGATGATGTAGCAACGGTTTCAGACGAAGAGCGTGCGGCTATGAATAAGGCTCCTTTTTCTTTGGAAGAGTACAAAAAACATTTGGATATAGATGCTGTTCAAGGAGAAGCAGGATATACAACTTTAGAGCGTGGTTCGATTCGCCCAACCTTGGATGTGAATGGAATTTGGAGTGGCTACATCGGAGAAGGTGCTAAAACCGTTTTGCCTTCGAAGGCTAATGCTAAAATTTCGATGCGTTTGGTTCCCAACCAAGACTCGGAAACGATTACTAAATTATTTAAAGCACATTTTGAAAAAATAGCTCCTCCTTCTGTGAAAGTAACGGTAACGCCACATCATGGCGGTGAGCCAGTGGTAACGCCAACAACAGGAATTGCTTATCAAGCAGCAGACAAAGCGTATCAAAAAACATTTGGTAAATCGGCTATTCCTCAACGTTCGGGAGGATCTATTCCAATTGTGGCTATGTTTGAGGAGGTGTTGGGTGTAAAAACTATCTTGATGGGATTTGGCTTGAACTCAGATGCAATTCATTCTCCGAACGAGCATTATGGCTTATTCAATTATTATAAAGGAATTGAAACCATCCCATATTTTTATCAATACTTCACAGAATTATCTACCCAATAA
- a CDS encoding peptide MFS transporter, producing MGTYTTMALAWVFCAIWIVFVISTNRKVHPKVLFFLFFVEMWERFSYYGMRALLVLYMTSEVMNYSTSDAYGIYGAYGALVYATPLIGGLLAEKFMGYRKAIMWGAFLMMCGHFLMAIENELIFLTALALLIMGNGFFKPNISSMIGKFYAKTDPRRDGAFTIFYMGINIGAFLSGLTCGAVGLDPNLGWHFGFGLAGVGMLLGLLIFWYAERNGILEDKGYAPYQVTAGGPGIMLDQNNGGEILNNDPTLDNTTKTPTDQSEASDDQVERFTLVENPVEPKLFGLPLNLLIYIGSIIAIPFFLLLIQHNDILDYGIGGIGIIMVTYLLYSSFQYEKVQRQRIWVIVTLFFFTIIFWTFFELAGSALTVFTMNNVRPNDYLNAAMFNSLNPFFIMLFAPIFSWLWVKLSNANMEPAAPVKFGIGLILLGSGFLILNFSKGGAVDGLIAPMFMVFLYLLHTLGELTLSPVGLSMVTKLAPAQVVGFVMGFWLMASSFAHQAGKTIAQFTVVPEGTPAEESLSLCLSVFNNLGLIAVCAGGFLILASVVITKWMHGIK from the coding sequence ATGGGAACATATACTACGATGGCTCTTGCATGGGTCTTCTGTGCCATTTGGATTGTCTTTGTTATCTCGACAAACAGAAAGGTACATCCTAAAGTACTCTTCTTCTTATTTTTTGTAGAAATGTGGGAACGTTTCTCTTACTATGGTATGCGAGCTTTATTAGTATTATATATGACTAGTGAAGTAATGAATTATAGTACTAGTGACGCTTATGGTATTTATGGAGCCTATGGAGCATTAGTATATGCAACACCTCTTATTGGTGGTTTATTGGCTGAAAAGTTTATGGGATACCGAAAAGCAATCATGTGGGGAGCATTTCTAATGATGTGTGGTCATTTCTTAATGGCTATAGAAAACGAACTTATCTTCCTTACTGCTTTAGCATTATTAATCATGGGTAATGGTTTCTTCAAACCTAATATATCCTCTATGATTGGTAAATTTTATGCAAAAACGGACCCTAGACGTGACGGAGCCTTCACGATTTTTTATATGGGAATCAATATTGGTGCGTTTCTTTCTGGTTTAACTTGTGGTGCCGTTGGTTTAGATCCTAACTTAGGTTGGCACTTTGGTTTTGGACTTGCTGGAGTAGGAATGTTATTAGGTTTATTGATATTTTGGTATGCAGAACGCAATGGAATACTTGAAGACAAAGGTTATGCTCCATATCAAGTTACAGCAGGTGGACCAGGTATTATGTTAGACCAAAACAATGGGGGAGAAATTTTAAACAATGATCCTACTCTTGATAATACAACAAAGACTCCTACAGATCAATCAGAAGCTAGCGATGATCAAGTTGAACGATTTACATTAGTAGAAAATCCCGTTGAACCTAAGTTATTTGGTCTTCCACTTAATTTATTGATTTATATAGGTTCTATTATTGCTATTCCGTTCTTTTTATTACTAATCCAACACAATGACATTTTAGATTATGGTATTGGAGGTATTGGAATTATAATGGTAACTTATTTATTATACAGTTCTTTTCAGTATGAAAAAGTACAACGTCAACGTATATGGGTTATTGTAACGCTCTTCTTCTTTACTATTATTTTCTGGACCTTCTTCGAACTAGCAGGTAGTGCATTGACAGTATTTACAATGAACAACGTGCGTCCAAACGATTATTTGAACGCGGCAATGTTCAATTCATTAAATCCGTTTTTCATCATGCTATTTGCTCCTATTTTTTCTTGGTTGTGGGTGAAGCTATCAAATGCTAACATGGAACCTGCTGCGCCTGTAAAATTTGGAATCGGTTTAATCTTGTTAGGTTCCGGTTTTTTAATTTTAAACTTTTCCAAAGGTGGTGCTGTTGATGGTCTAATTGCACCTATGTTTATGGTGTTTTTATACTTATTGCACACACTAGGTGAATTAACATTGTCTCCAGTAGGGTTATCAATGGTTACCAAATTAGCCCCTGCACAGGTTGTAGGTTTTGTAATGGGATTCTGGTTAATGGCTTCTTCGTTTGCCCATCAAGCTGGTAAAACAATTGCCCAGTTTACTGTAGTTCCAGAAGGAACACCTGCTGAAGAATCTCTAAGCTTATGTTTATCCGTATTTAACAATCTAGGTCTAATTGCCGTTTGTGCTGGTGGCTTTTTGATATTGGCATCGGTTGTTATTACAAAATGGATGCATGGAATCAAATAA
- a CDS encoding CHAT domain-containing tetratricopeptide repeat protein yields the protein MKNLVLSFLFTILTFQLHAQQEKILHDGHEQYRSAIDEGRYEEAYQHAYVCWKTLKGMSPQRDSLLGLAAYYLSYTLYLNDNPEEALTYALEAKKMIERSYGEESVNYALVVNTTSMIYSDLDEYDLAETYSLEAIRVYEMHLPRKEYDYFAAKSNLASLYDILGQPQEAKVLYRSILDQYTLDKSAELYTAVLMNWALLHESLGEYAVAEAAYLEAQQIFKENNQVTHPNYAILLTNMGILYHSLEQFEQTENLFLQAIEIFSNESLGNFYDISSAYSGLAILYSDMEQYKKAEEYYLKTVALTKEFMGSNSYDYAWSISNLGVYYEEIGNFEKAKEKYLEAQQIFLKIFDDQHISYATNLSHLSSVYLGIEDWDQSLLLANQSLILLENIRGKQHVGYLILMNRIAEIYCNKGNYSKALDYAFQTLEINGDFLFSNDKIDKAWCATILKHSFLSFVDLNTSLEIIWRILDEQSTEDALQKQLMLVEMVMTIFERHRNEYSTEEDKLYTLTQSTAWAEQGIMTIGKHRAHPNWNQYKKQAFDFAEKNKSVLLTGDLQAEKAYSFGDLPDSLAQKEQLLQKEYDDYKAYLSDDITEEERQEIYTYLSDLFLEKNAFKEYIEANYPKYNQLKYAATTVSIEEVQANLDATTALLEYSVSDSMITVFYIDQQQFELYTLPVSYKTLSSKIGLLHHTLSDYQILLKAPERAFRRYTDVAYWFYENLLKAVLSGKDKIDQLVLVTDRELGHLPFETFLVENSANQQGYKSLHYLMNDYAISYDYSATLWKENLSKSERSNNDKLLAMAAVYKQSLTSKGHRSPFYQQQRSMLSPLPAAINEVNTLAKIFESDVVTGVDANERFFKEKASEYGIIHLAMHGVLNRKAPILSSLVLTENNDTLENNFLQAYEISKMNLNANLVVLSACETGYGKFERGNGIASLARSFMYAGVPAMVVSLWQVNDQSTAIVMHYFYENLKQGSSKSIALRAAKQRYLSEVEGIYAHPAFWSSFIQLGNNQAIELSKKNTVTKYWWILITVFLIMIVGIGFKVWKKE from the coding sequence ATGAAAAATCTTGTCCTATCCTTCCTATTTACTATACTTACGTTTCAACTACATGCTCAACAAGAAAAAATTTTGCACGACGGGCATGAACAGTATCGATCAGCTATAGATGAAGGTCGCTATGAAGAGGCTTACCAACATGCTTACGTTTGTTGGAAAACTCTAAAAGGAATGTCACCTCAGAGAGATAGTTTGTTAGGCTTAGCAGCCTATTATTTATCCTATACTTTGTATTTGAATGATAATCCAGAAGAAGCCTTGACGTATGCGTTGGAGGCTAAAAAAATGATAGAAAGAAGTTATGGAGAAGAGAGTGTTAATTATGCGTTGGTTGTCAATACAACCTCTATGATTTACTCTGATTTGGATGAGTATGATCTTGCAGAAACGTATTCTTTAGAGGCGATTAGAGTCTACGAGATGCATTTGCCAAGAAAAGAATATGATTATTTTGCTGCAAAATCAAATTTGGCAAGCTTGTACGATATATTAGGACAGCCTCAAGAAGCAAAAGTATTGTATCGATCGATCTTAGATCAATATACATTGGACAAGAGTGCAGAATTGTATACCGCTGTATTGATGAATTGGGCTTTGCTGCACGAAAGTTTAGGAGAGTATGCTGTGGCAGAAGCGGCTTATTTAGAAGCGCAACAGATTTTTAAAGAGAATAACCAAGTAACGCACCCTAATTATGCAATTTTGTTAACAAACATGGGAATTCTCTACCATTCATTAGAGCAGTTTGAGCAAACCGAAAACTTATTCTTGCAAGCGATAGAAATTTTTTCTAATGAATCCTTAGGTAATTTTTATGACATCTCTAGCGCTTACTCTGGTTTGGCGATTCTTTATAGTGACATGGAGCAGTACAAAAAGGCAGAAGAATACTATCTTAAGACAGTTGCTTTGACCAAAGAATTTATGGGGAGTAATAGCTATGATTATGCTTGGTCAATTAGCAATTTAGGGGTTTATTATGAAGAGATAGGAAATTTTGAAAAAGCCAAAGAGAAATATTTAGAAGCACAGCAAATATTTCTAAAAATATTTGATGATCAGCATATTAGCTATGCTACAAATTTGTCGCACTTATCTTCTGTTTATTTGGGGATCGAAGACTGGGATCAATCGTTGTTGCTTGCCAATCAATCCCTTATTTTATTAGAAAATATTCGAGGAAAACAACATGTTGGTTATCTAATTTTGATGAATCGGATTGCTGAGATTTATTGTAATAAGGGGAATTATTCTAAGGCATTGGATTATGCTTTTCAAACGCTAGAAATCAATGGAGATTTTCTGTTTTCAAACGACAAAATTGATAAGGCGTGGTGTGCTACAATTCTAAAACATTCTTTCTTATCGTTTGTAGATTTAAACACTTCTTTAGAAATCATTTGGCGTATTTTAGATGAACAATCAACCGAAGATGCACTTCAAAAGCAGCTCATGCTAGTAGAAATGGTCATGACTATTTTTGAACGGCACCGAAATGAATACAGTACAGAAGAAGATAAATTGTATACCTTGACTCAAAGTACAGCTTGGGCTGAGCAAGGAATTATGACTATTGGAAAACATCGAGCACATCCAAATTGGAATCAATACAAAAAACAAGCATTTGATTTTGCAGAAAAAAACAAATCGGTTTTGTTAACTGGAGACTTGCAAGCCGAAAAGGCGTATAGTTTTGGCGATTTGCCCGATTCTCTAGCTCAAAAAGAACAATTATTACAAAAAGAATACGATGATTACAAGGCTTACTTGTCGGATGATATTACCGAAGAGGAGCGACAAGAAATTTATACTTATTTGAGCGACTTATTTCTCGAGAAAAATGCTTTTAAAGAATATATAGAAGCCAATTATCCCAAATATAACCAACTTAAATATGCAGCTACCACTGTTTCAATTGAGGAGGTGCAGGCAAATTTAGATGCAACAACTGCCTTGTTAGAATACAGTGTTTCGGATTCAATGATCACGGTATTTTATATCGATCAACAACAATTTGAACTGTATACACTTCCTGTATCTTATAAAACGTTATCTTCTAAAATCGGATTATTGCACCATACTTTGAGTGATTACCAAATTTTATTAAAAGCCCCAGAACGAGCTTTCCGAAGATATACCGATGTAGCGTATTGGTTTTATGAAAACTTGTTGAAAGCAGTATTAAGTGGAAAGGATAAGATTGACCAATTGGTATTGGTTACAGATAGAGAATTAGGACACCTCCCTTTTGAAACTTTTTTGGTAGAAAATAGTGCAAACCAACAAGGTTATAAATCATTGCATTATTTAATGAACGATTATGCAATTAGCTACGACTATTCCGCAACGTTGTGGAAAGAAAACTTGAGTAAATCAGAGCGCTCCAACAACGATAAATTATTGGCAATGGCTGCTGTTTATAAGCAGTCCTTGACATCGAAAGGACATCGATCGCCTTTTTATCAACAGCAAAGAAGCATGCTTAGTCCTTTGCCCGCTGCAATCAATGAAGTGAATACCTTGGCGAAGATTTTTGAAAGTGATGTCGTGACAGGGGTAGACGCAAATGAGCGTTTTTTCAAAGAAAAAGCTTCCGAATATGGTATTATTCACTTAGCTATGCATGGTGTGCTGAATCGAAAAGCACCTATTTTGTCTAGTCTAGTTTTAACCGAAAACAACGATACCTTAGAGAATAATTTTTTGCAGGCTTATGAAATTTCTAAGATGAACTTGAATGCCAATCTTGTTGTTTTATCAGCTTGTGAAACGGGATATGGTAAGTTTGAGCGTGGCAATGGTATTGCTTCTTTGGCTAGATCGTTTATGTATGCAGGAGTACCCGCAATGGTTGTTTCATTATGGCAAGTTAATGATCAGTCAACGGCAATTGTGATGCACTATTTTTATGAAAACTTAAAACAAGGCAGCAGCAAATCAATCGCACTTCGAGCCGCAAAACAACGTTATCTGTCGGAAGTAGAAGGTATTTATGCTCATCCCGCTTTTTGGTCTTCTTTTATACAGTTAGGAAACAATCAAGCCATCGAATTAAGCAAAAAAAATACTGTTACGAAATATTGGTGGATATTGATAACAGTATTTTTGATAATGATTGTTGGAATAGGTTTTAAAGTATGGAAAAAAGAATGA